TGCCGCCTACGGCGCGCGGCCCTTTGGCGCGCATCGCCTCAACCACGTCCATCGTTTCTATATCAGAGGCCGGAGCGCCAGGCGAAAATGGCCAGATTGGTGGCACCCGACCGTTTTTCGCGGGGCGGATCGGCAAAGTCACGCCGGGGCGCTGGATGTCCGCGCGGCGGGATCTAGTGGATTAGCCGAAACGAAAGAGTCCTAATGGGGATGCCCATTGGCGGCGGCGCGTGCGAGTCTGGCGCATGCGCAACGGTATATCCATCACCCTCGACGACGCCGATCGCCAGCGGCTTGAAGCCATCGTCTCCGACCGCAACACGTCCCAGAAGCACGCCTGGCGCGCCCGCATCGTTCTTCTCAGCGCCGATGGCGTCGGCACGAACGCGATCATGGCTGCAACTGCCACGTCGAAGACGACAGTCTGGCGCTGGCAGGCGCGGTTCATGCAGGCGGGCGTGGACGGCCTGCTCCGCGACAAGACCCGTCCGCCCGGCAAGGCGCCGGTCGCACCTGACCGTGTGGTCGAGGTCGTGCGGCTGACGCTCGAGCCGCCGCCGCACGAGGCGACGCACTGGACGGCGCAGGCGATGGCCAGGGCGGTGGGGCTCGCCGTCTCGACGGTGCAGAAGATCTGGAAGGCCCACGGGCTCAGCCCCCATCGCTGGCGCAGCTTCAAGCTGTCCAACGATCCGGCCTTCGCGGAAAAGCTCCATGACGTCGTCGGGCTCTACGTCGCGCCGCCCGCCCACGCGGTGGTGCTCAGCGTCGACGAGAAGTCGCAGATTCAGGCGCTCGACCGCACCCAGCCCGGCCTGCCGCTGAAGAAGGGCAAGGGCGCGACCATGACCCAC
The DNA window shown above is from Gemmatimonadaceae bacterium and carries:
- a CDS encoding IS630 family transposase; protein product: MRNGISITLDDADRQRLEAIVSDRNTSQKHAWRARIVLLSADGVGTNAIMAATATSKTTVWRWQARFMQAGVDGLLRDKTRPPGKAPVAPDRVVEVVRLTLEPPPHEATHWTAQAMARAVGLAVSTVQKIWKAHGLSPHRWRSFKLSNDPAFAEKLHDVVGLYVAPPAHAVVLSVDEKSQIQALDRTQPGLPLKKGKGATMTHDYKRNGTTTLFAALNVLDGTVTGRNMQRHRHQEFIRFLNALERDIPAGKVVHVVLDNYAAHKHAKVREWLARHPRWTFHFTPTSSSWLNAVEGFFAKLTRRRLKHGVFRSIVDLQATINRFLAKHNQSPKPFTWRADPNAIIAARNRGFQTLESIH